A genomic window from Patescibacteria group bacterium includes:
- the rpsC gene encoding 30S ribosomal protein S3, translating to MTHKVHPKIFRIKKITDWNSRGFYQKKFSEHLKEDFKIREFLRKKLGKIGVDRIEIERFPTKINIIISTARPGLIIGRRGGGIEELKNELEKKLSKKLLPKGKKTPSRKLRLEIREIKDPWLSASLSAQWIAQQIEKRVSYRRVLKRALDRIMSHKEVQGARVEVAGRLNGVMIARTEWLKKGKLPRQTLRADIDYGVARAYCTYGVVGVKVWIYKGEKF from the coding sequence GTGACTCACAAGGTTCATCCAAAAATTTTTCGAATAAAAAAGATAACCGATTGGAACTCTCGGGGATTTTATCAAAAAAAGTTTTCAGAACACTTGAAAGAAGATTTTAAAATTAGAGAATTTTTAAGAAAAAAGTTGGGAAAAATTGGGGTTGATCGAATTGAAATCGAAAGATTTCCAACTAAAATAAATATTATCATTTCTACTGCAAGACCAGGTCTCATTATTGGCCGGCGAGGTGGAGGAATTGAGGAATTAAAAAATGAACTGGAGAAAAAACTTTCTAAAAAACTCCTTCCTAAAGGTAAAAAAACTCCTTCAAGGAAATTGAGGCTTGAAATCAGAGAAATTAAAGATCCTTGGTTGTCTGCTAGTCTTTCGGCCCAATGGATTGCTCAACAGATTGAAAAAAGAGTTTCTTATCGGAGAGTCTTAAAACGAGCTTTGGATAGAATTATGAGTCATAAAGAAGTTCAAGGAGCAAGGGTGGAAGTAGCCGGTAGATTAAATGGAGTAATGATTGCTAGAACCGAATGGTTAAAAAAAGGAAAATTGCCTCGCCAGACCCTCCGGGCTGATATTGATTACGGAGTAGCGCGAGCTTATTGTACTTATGGAGTAGTGGGAGTAAAAGTTTGGATATATAAAGGAGAAAAATTCTGA